In one Lycium barbarum isolate Lr01 chromosome 7, ASM1917538v2, whole genome shotgun sequence genomic region, the following are encoded:
- the LOC132603143 gene encoding serine/threonine-protein kinase PBL34-like — MEKKKEKNCGCWAVLRLSVIGGSSDSKHSANSIPRTSLVYDAATETRYLNASNREMCVQDEARVSSDTTDPPTPPPATENKVQRQLLQFTFHELKAATGNFRPDSILGEGGFGYVFKGWIEENGTAPAKPGSGVTVAVKSLKPDGLQGHREWVAEVDFLGQLHHPNLVKLIGYCIEDDQRLLVYEFMTRGSLENHLFRRTIPLPWTNRIKIALGAAKGLAFLHGGPKPVIYRDFKTSNILLDSEYNAKLSDFGLAKAGPQGDKTHVSTRVVGTYGYAAPEYVMTGHLTAKSDVFSFGVVLLEILTGRRSMDKKRPSGEQNLVAWARPYLADKRKFYQLVDPRLELNYSVKGVQKIAQLAYMCLSRDPKSRPSMDEVVKALTPLQDLNDLAILSNHSRLTQSGRRKKKLDGMQQLSYNHSRSIRGSPLHSGRQHCK; from the exons ATggaaaagaagaaggagaagaattgTGGCTGTTGGGCTGTTCTTAGGCTCAGTGTTATTGGAGGATCATCTGATTCTAAACACTCTGCTAATTCTATTCCAAGAACTAGTCTTGTCTATGATGCAG CCACAGAGACTCGATACCTAAATGCTAGCAACCGGGAAATGTGTGTTCAAGATGAAGCAAGAGTATCTTCTGATACTACTGATCCACCAACACCACCACCAGCTACAGAAAACAAAGTGCAGCGGCAGCTACTTCAGTTTACATTTCACGAGCTAAAAGCTGCAACGGGGAACTTCAGACCGGACAGCATTCTTGGTGAAGGTGGATTCGGATATGTATTCAAAGGCTGGATAGAGGAGAATGGGACAGCACCAGCAAAGCCCGGTTCTGGAGTTACGGTTGCTGTCAAGAGCTTGAAACCGGACGGTCTTCAAGGCCATAGAGAATGGGTG GCAGAAGTAGACTTCCTTGGACAGCTTCATCATCCTAATCTTGTCAAGTTAATTGGATATTGCATTGAAGATGACCAAAGGCTGCTTGTTTATGAGTTCATGACCCGTGGAAGCCTCGAAAACCATCTTTTCAGAA GAACCATACCTCTCCCATGGACCAACAGGATTAAAATTGCACTTGGTGCAGCCAAAGGGTTAGCCTTTCTCCACGGAGGCCCCAAACCTGTCATTTACAGAGATTTCAAGACGTCAAATATTTTACTTGATTCG GAGTATAATGCTAAGCTTTCGGACTTTGGCCTTGCTAAAGCTGGTCCTCAAGGTGACAAAACACATGTTTCTACAAGGGTTGTGGGAACCTACGGATATGCTGCTCCAGAATATGTGATGACAG GACATTTGACAGCAAAGAGCGACGTTTTCAGTTTCGGGGTTGTTCTCTTGGAGATTTTAACCGGTAGGAGGTCTATGGACAAAAAGCGCCCGAGTGGAGAACAAAACCTTGTAGCATGGGCAAGGCCATATTTAGCTGACAAGAGAAAGTTTTATCAACTCGTGGACCCACGGTTGGAGCTAAATTACTCCGTTAAAGGGGTGCAGAAGATTGCACAACTCGCTTACATGTGCCTGAGCAGGGATCCTAAATCTCGTCCTTCAATGGATGAAGTTGTGAAGGCTCTTACTCCGCTACAAGACCTCAACGATCTTGCTATACTATCAAATCATTCTCGGTTAACACAATCAGGAAGGCGAAAGAAGAAACTAGACGGAATGCAACAACTTAGCTATAATCATTCTAGGAGTATCAGAGGGTCTCCGTTACACTCTGGTAGGCAACATTGTAAATAA
- the LOC132603144 gene encoding uncharacterized protein LOC132603144, translating to MDIDDEYVEGEEYLIMDQSDIIKEIDTDEEELEDADDEEDEGEDFDDADEEEQEGSIDEADDSVYTFTGHTGEVYTASCSPTDAKLVATGGGDNRGFIWKIGQGDSSLKLLEDHTDSVSSLAFSSDGQLLASGSVDGHIRVWDTTSDSLKGKLEGPGGEIEWVRWHPRRHVVLAGAEYSAVLMWNDGIQDDMWRWFLLSGHGGSVTSGGFTPDGKFICTGSDDATLRIWDAECGRCIHAVRLWQGDSTTKGLNCLTISLDSTRALTGSEDGSAHIVNIITGKVVTSLSEHTQRIICAGFSASGSWAATGGMDNKLIIWDLHTPSPRSTCEHEAGVLCLLWLGKSSYVATGCVDGKVRIWDSRSGECVRTFRGHTSAIQSLSASSDGKHLVSASYDKTARVFSIAELN from the exons ATGGATATAGACGATGAATACGTAGAAGGTGAAGAGTACCTCATCATGGATCAAAGTGATATCATTAAAGAAATAGACACTGATGAAGAAG AGCTTGAGGATGCtgatgatgaagaagatgaaGGCGAAG ATTTTGATGATGCTGatgaagaagaacaagaaggttCAATAG ATGAAGCTGATGACTCGGTATACACGTTCACTGGCCATACCG GTGAAGTATACACTGCTAGCTGCAGCCCGACAGATGCTAAATTGGTGGCAACAGGTGGTGGAGACAATAGAGGATTCATATGGAAGATTGGTCAAGGTGATTCTAGTTTAAAGTTATTAGAAG ATCACACAGATTCTGTTTCTAGTTTGGCTTTTAGTTCTGATGGTCAGTTGCTTGCTTCTGGGAGCGTTGATGGGCATATAAGAGTGTGGGACACAACTTCAGATAGTCTGAAGGGAAAACTTGAAGGTCCTGGAGGGGAAATAGAG TGGGTCAGGTGGCATCCGAGAAGGCATGTGGTGTTGGCCGGTGCAGAGTATTCTGCTGTATTGATGTGGAATGATGGCATCCAAGATGACATGTGGCGCTGGTTTCTACTTTCTGGTCATGGTGGTAGTGTAACCTCTGGTGGTTTCACGCCTGATG GTAAATTTATTTGTACCGGGTCTGATGATGCAACCCTGAGGATATGGGACGCAGAGTGTGGCCGATGTATCCATGCTGTAAGAT TGTGGCAAGGTGATTCTACAACGAAAGGACTAAATTGCCTGACAATCAGCTTGGATTCAACTCGCGCTCTCACAGGCTCAGAGGATGGTTCTGCTCACATTGTGAATATAATTACTGGAAAG GTTGTCACTTCTCTGAGTGAGCATACACAGCGGATAATATGTGCCGGTTTTTCAGCAAG CGGTTCTTGGGCTGCAACCGGAGGCATGGACAATAAGCTTATTATTTGGGACTTACATACACCATCACCTCGCTCAACTTGTGAACATGAG GCCGGAGTGTTATGCTTGTTGTGGCTGGGGAAATCTAGTTATGTGGCAACGGGTTGTGTTGATGGGAAGGTGCGTATATGGGATAGCCGTTCTGGAGAATGCGTGAGGACCTTTAGAGGACACACTAGTGCGATTCAGTCTCTATCTGCATCGTCTGATGGGAAGCACCTCGTTTCTGCCTCTTATGATAAAACAGCACGCGTTTTCAGTATAGCAGAGCTTAACTAA